AATGTTTACTGACATGTCTTCTATATGCTTACCTACAATTGGCAATTTATATAGACGTGATGCGAGCTGTGAAGCAATTGCTGCAGATGTTTTCTCTTTTACCGCTAATGTTGCTGCGTGTGCAGTAGAATAGACTTCTATTAATTGGACTGAAGGCAGATTTTTTTGTAACCATATTCCGCACTGAGCCAATGCTTGGTCTTTGGAATATATTTTCTTTATTTTTTCCTTTCTTGATTTTGATAGAAGAAAATGCGAGATAGGCAGAAGAACTTCATCGCATATCTTTAAGTCGGATTCAATGAACATATCAAGAGTGTGTGTTTCTACTCCTTCGGTAGAATTTTCTACCGGTACAACTCCAAATTCAGCATTATCTCTTTCGACCGCAGAGAAGATATCTCTTGCATTTACAAAAGGTTTATATTCTATAGACGAACCGAATTTTTTTGTAGCTGCTTCGTGGGTATAAGTTGCTTTAGGTCCAAGATAAGCAATTGTCAATTTCTTTTGTAAACTTACTGAAACTGACATAATTTCACGGTATATATTTTTAATATCTTCTGTGCTTAAAGGCCCCTTATTTTTCCGTATTAATGAGTTTATAACGTCTCTTTCTCTTGCAGGTATATATGGTATTATTCCCTGCTTTTTCTTATTTTTTCCTATCCCTATAGATATATTAGCCCTTTTGTTTAACGATTTTAGGATTTGGTCGTCTATTTTATTAATTTCCTTGCGTAATTTTTCTATATCCATTTTATTTTCCCTATTTTCCCAATTTTAAAGGATTATCGCTTAACTGCTCTATTTTAGGCAACTCTGAAACAGAATTCAACCCGAAATGTTTCAAAAAGAAAAGTGTTGTCCCGTATAAAAGAGGTTTGCCTATGACATCTTTTTTGCCTACAATCTTTACAAGGTTTTTCCCCAGTAAATTTCTTATAACCCCCGTAGAATCTACTCCTCTCATGTTTTCGATTTCGGATCTGGTTATAGGTTGGCGATAAGCTATCATGGCTAAAGTTTCAAGAGAAGGCGATGAGAGGACAATAGGCTTTGTTTTGACTAATTCTTTTAGATATGAAGAGAATTCACTTAGAGCATAGAATTGATATCCTCCGGCTATTTTTCTGATACGAAAACTTCTTTCTGATTTTTCATAATCTTGATTTAACTCTTCTATCGCCTGCGCAATTTCTTTGCCGGGGACTTTTACTATTTCTTTGATTCTCTCAGGTTTTAGGACAGACGAAGAACAGAAAACCAATGCTTCTATTATTGTTTTTACTTTTGGATTTTCCATGACTTAAGTTTTATTCCCTGTTTTTGATGATATTTGCAAGTTGGAGTATAACCAAATTTCGCCAAAATGGGAACTTTGTTTTATTATTATTTCTTTTAGTCTTATCAATTCCAATAGAGCCATAAAAGTTACCACCATTTCTTGTCTGCTCTTTGCTTTGGCAAACAAAGAGGAGAATGTTATTTTTTTATTTTTTTTCAAGACGCTTTGAATTAATATTATTTTATCATTTACCGTTATATTTTCTTCTT
The nucleotide sequence above comes from bacterium. Encoded proteins:
- a CDS encoding chorismate mutase; translated protein: MDIEKLRKEINKIDDQILKSLNKRANISIGIGKNKKKQGIIPYIPARERDVINSLIRKNKGPLSTEDIKNIYREIMSVSVSLQKKLTIAYLGPKATYTHEAATKKFGSSIEYKPFVNARDIFSAVERDNAEFGVVPVENSTEGVETHTLDMFIESDLKICDEVLLPISHFLLSKSRKEKIKKIYSKDQALAQCGIWLQKNLPSVQLIEVYSTAHAATLAVKEKTSAAIASQLASRLYKLPIVGKHIEDMSVNI
- the scpB gene encoding SMC-Scp complex subunit ScpB, which produces MENPKVKTIIEALVFCSSSVLKPERIKEIVKVPGKEIAQAIEELNQDYEKSERSFRIRKIAGGYQFYALSEFSSYLKELVKTKPIVLSSPSLETLAMIAYRQPITRSEIENMRGVDSTGVIRNLLGKNLVKIVGKKDVIGKPLLYGTTLFFLKHFGLNSVSELPKIEQLSDNPLKLGK